A region of Onychomys torridus chromosome 10, mOncTor1.1, whole genome shotgun sequence DNA encodes the following proteins:
- the LOC118591882 gene encoding smad nuclear interacting protein 1-like gives MQAALRMMAKQERSWWLPHQTEDTLATLEVKQEPLSPELIDAPATASSSRSPGKRKHKSSGRRSESPRTKRSRSSHYSSVRVKQEREDHARRGREHHQPRKPSERCQGRTGKRERDQHSSGSYQRRSWDERPVSGQGRDGDSQDLQAQEEERNFQNARRLRQEHRQQKEGAGGEAQEVIPRPAGKGSKEVPVKEKPSLELSGALLEDTNTFRGVVIKYNEPPEARIPKKRWRLYPFKNEDMLPVMYIHRQSAYLLGRDLLIADIPIDHPSCSKQHAVFQYRLVEHRRADGTAGRTVKPYIIDLGSSNGTFLNHARIEPQRYYELKEKDVLKFGFSSREYVLLHESSDTSEADRKEEEEEEMVSDS, from the coding sequence ATGCAAGCGGCTCTCAGGATGATGGCCAAGCAGGAGCGAAGCTGGTGGCTGCCACACCAGACAGAGGACACGCTGGCGACCCTGGAGGTGAAGCAGGAGCCTCTGAGCCCCGAACTTATCGATGCCCCAGCCACTGCTAGCTCGAGCCGGTCCCCAGGCAAAAGGAAACACAAGTCCTCAGGGAGAAGAAGCGAGTCTCCACGGACCAAGAGAAGCCGGAGTTCCCACTACTCCTCGGTCAGAGTGAAGCAGGAACGTGAGGACCATGCACGGAGAGGTCGAGAGCATCACCAGCCCCGGAAGCCATCAGAACGGTGCCAGGGCagaactgggaagagagagcGAGACCAGCACTCCAGTGGTTCCTACCAAAGGAGGAGCTGGGATGAGAGGCCTGTCAGTGGGCAGGGTCGGGATGGAGACAGCCAGGATCTGCAggcccaggaagaagagaggaacttTCAGAATGCCAGGCGCCTCCGCCAGGAGCATCGCCAGCAGAAGGAAGGTGCTGGTGGTGAGGCTCAGGAGGTGATCCCTCGCCCTGCTGGTAAAGGAAGCAAAGAGGTGCCTGTTAAAGAAAAACCAAGCCTTGAACTTTCTGGGGCACTTCTTGAGGACACCAATACCTTCCGGGGTGTGGTCATTAAGTACAACGAACCCCCAGAGGCCCGGATCCCCAAAAAAAGGTGGCGTCTGTACCCCTTTAAAAATGAGGACATGCTTCCGGTCATGTACATCCACAGGCAGAGTGCTTACCTTCTGGGTCGGGATCTCCTCATCGCCGACATTCCCATCGACCATCCCTCTTGCTCAAAGCAGCATGCAGTCTTCCAGTACCGGCTTGTGGAGCACAGGCGTGCCGACGGCACAGCTGGACGGACGGTGAAGCCCTACATCATTGACCTGGGCTCAAGCAATGGAACCTTCTTGAACCACGCGCGTATTGAGCCACAGAGATACTACGAACTGAAGGAAAAGGATGTCCTTAAATTTGGGTTCAGCAGCAGAGAATATGTCTTGCTCCATGAGTCTTCAGACACCTCTGaagcagacagaaaggaagaggaagaggaggaaatggtgTCTGACAGCTAG